The genomic region GTCGACGCGCCGAGCGTTGAGCAGACGATTGAAATCATGAATGGGTTGCGCGACAAGTATGAAGCGCATCACCGTGTGAAGTTCTCCGACGAGGCGATTGTCGCAGCGGCGAAGCTGTCGAACCAGTACATCACGGACCGGTATCTGCCGGACAAGGCCGTGGACGTGATTGACGAGGCGGGCAGCCGTGCGCGCCTGCAGATTACCACGCGCCCCAATTCCATCAAGGAACTCGAAGGGGAGATCGATAAGGTCACCCACGAGAAAGAGGCGGCGATTCGGCGCCAGGAGTACGAGCGTGCCGCGAGCCTGCGCGATAAGGAGCGCCAGCTCATTTCCGAGCGCGAGGACCGGTTGCGCGACTGGGAGAAGAAGCGCGATTCGGCCGAGATGATCGTCGGCGAGGAGGACATTGCGTACATCGTGTCCAAGTGGACGGGTGTGCCGCTGACGAAGCTGGAAGAGTCCGAGTCGCACCGCCTGTTGCGCATGCGCGACGAACTGCACAAGGCGGTGGTCGGGCAGGAAAGCGCCATAGACGCGATAACCCGCGCGATCCAGCGTTCCCGGGCGGGGCTGCGGAACACGCGGCGCCCGGTGGGTTCGTTCCTGTTTCTGGGCCCGACGGGTGTCGGCAAGACCCTGCTGGCAAAGACCCTGGCGTCGTTCCTGTTCGGCAACGAAGACGCGCTCATTACGATCGACATGAGCGAATACATGGAGAAATTCGCGGTTTCCCGCCTCGCGGGAGCGCCTCCCGGCTACGTCGGATACAACGAAGGGGGGCAGTTGACCGAGCAGGTCCGTCGGCGTCCGTATTCCGTCGTACTGTTCGACGAAATCGAAAAAGCGCACCCGGACGTGTTCAATATCCTGCTCCAAGTGCTCGAAGACGGCCATATGACCGATTCCACGGGCCGCAAGGTCGATTTCCGGAACGCCGTCATCGTTATGACGAGTAACGTCGGCGCGCGCCGCATCGGCCGGACCACCCAGGTCGGGTTCACCCGTGACACCCACGAAGACGAGTACAAGGAGATGAAGTCCCGGGTGATGGAAGAAGTGAAGAAGGTCTTCAACCCGGAATTCCTGAATCGTATCGATGAATTGGTGGTATTCCACCGTCTGACCCACGACGAACTCGTCAGGATTGTTGACATACACGTGGCGGAAGTGATAGAACGAGTCGGGGAGAAGGGTTACGAACTGTATCTAAGCGACGAGGCCAAGGAATTCGTCGTGCGGGTCGGTAGCGATGAACAGTATGGCGCGCGGCCGTTACGCCGGGCTGTCCAGCAGTACATCGAGGATCCTCTCTCGGAATCGCTATTGAAGGGGGCTTTTGCGCCAGGGATGCGCATCGACGTGCGCCCCTCGGAGCAGGATGACAAGCTGGTGTTCGAGCCGGTTGTGCCCATAGCGGAAGGTATCACTAATTGATCACAATGAGCCGCTTCCTACGGAGTGGGGCCTCTGCCCGGGTGTCGGTATGGCAGAGTGCTTGCTTTTTGGCCGTTCTCCTGTTCGTGGGTGGCATTGCGCCGTCCGCGCAGGCGCAACAATACGATGGCAAAGCCATCAAAGAGGTCCGCATTGACGGCCTCGAGCGGGTGAGCGAACAGATTGTTCGCAGCCAACTCGAAGTGCAGGCAGGCCAGACCTACAGCCAGCTCGCGATCTCGCGCGACATCCGCCGCCTGTACGACACCACCTTCTTCACCACCATCAAAGCAGACGTTTCCGAAGCCGGGGACGGTCTGGTCGTCGTTTATCAGGTGCAGGAAAAACGCGTCATTTCCGAGATCAAGATTATCGGTAATGACAAACTGCGCGCGCGCACCGTGCGCGGAGTGCTAACCTGGAAGGAAGGCGACACCTTCGTTGAAGAAGGGTATGAAGAAGAGCGGGCCGCGGTACTGAAGCTGTACCAGTCGAAAGGTATGCCGAACGCGACGGTGGACATCGTCGTGGAAGAGGTAGGTCCTTCGCGCGTCCGCATCACGTACATGATCTCCGAAGGCAAGAAGGCAAAGATTCGTTCGCTTCAGTTCGAAGGAAACGAGCGCCTGAGCGATCGCCAGTTGAAGAAGGGGCTTGAGACGAAGCGCCGCTGGTGGTTCCTGGGTGGCAAGTACGATGAAGCCAAGTTTGAAACGGATCTGGGCAAGGTCGTCGACAAGTATGGCGACGTGGGCCGTTTGGAGGCGCAGGTCACTGGCACCGAGATGACATATTCCGAGAATGGCAAGTCCGTTGACATCAAGGTCAACGTCACCGAGGGCAAGGAATATGCGGTGGCCACGGTTGAACCGGCGGACAACTCCGTGTTTGACGACGACAAAATAATGAACGTGATCAAGGTGAA from Candidatus Hydrogenedentota bacterium harbors:
- a CDS encoding ATP-dependent Clp protease ATP-binding subunit; this translates as AKKVLELAVEEARRFNHNYIGTEHILLGLVKEGEGIAAKVLQDMKIDLEKIQAEVIRLLGDSSKPSPQASTSKKSQTPALDTFGRDLTALAMEDKLDPVIGRESEIERVIQILSRRTKNNPVLIGEAGVGKTAIVEGLAQAIVNGDVPDLLRNRRVLTLDLAGVVAGTKYRGQFEERLKSVMKEIRRADNIILFIDELHTIVGAGAAEGAVDAANMLKPALARGELQCIGATTLDEYRKHIEKDAALARRFQTIMVDAPSVEQTIEIMNGLRDKYEAHHRVKFSDEAIVAAAKLSNQYITDRYLPDKAVDVIDEAGSRARLQITTRPNSIKELEGEIDKVTHEKEAAIRRQEYERAASLRDKERQLISEREDRLRDWEKKRDSAEMIVGEEDIAYIVSKWTGVPLTKLEESESHRLLRMRDELHKAVVGQESAIDAITRAIQRSRAGLRNTRRPVGSFLFLGPTGVGKTLLAKTLASFLFGNEDALITIDMSEYMEKFAVSRLAGAPPGYVGYNEGGQLTEQVRRRPYSVVLFDEIEKAHPDVFNILLQVLEDGHMTDSTGRKVDFRNAVIVMTSNVGARRIGRTTQVGFTRDTHEDEYKEMKSRVMEEVKKVFNPEFLNRIDELVVFHRLTHDELVRIVDIHVAEVIERVGEKGYELYLSDEAKEFVVRVGSDEQYGARPLRRAVQQYIEDPLSESLLKGAFAPGMRIDVRPSEQDDKLVFEPVVPIAEGITN